cgttaactactctaattaatgcggtttcggtactatggttgggtctaaatcctgattgaaatttttcatgaatacaattttcattcaaataagaacatagctgtttggaaacgactttttctaatatctttgagacaaaaggaaggtttgaaattggcctataattagctagtacatgtggatcaagattaggttttttaatcaggggtttaataacagcacttttaaacaatttaggtacatatccaaggctaagggatgcattgattaatgtaagcaggggctctacaatagctgggagtaaatctttaagtaaacgagttggaacaggatcgagtatacacgatgatgacttcgatgatttaatcaacacagttagttcattttgggagattggattaaaggaatttagttggattaactcgttactattatcaccaatgctgctcggagtgagtccatacttaacattggcaggtgacacactctgactctgaagtcgtattttttctatcttgtcattaaagaattttaaaaaatcatggctggtacagtcaggcggtatattagattcagtttcattgacgtttttagttaatttggacactgtctcaaaaaggaatctgggattgtttttatttttctctattagggatgaataatataaggatttagcttttataagtgcatgtttatactcagttagagcatctttccaagcaatcttatacacctccagtgtagtgtgacgccacttgcgttctaatttccgtgctgcttgtttaagtgcgcatgtgtggtcattgtaccaaggagcaagttttttctctctaatcagtttagttttgagtggggctacgttatctaaggttgtgcgcagtacggtctctaggttttgagttgcctgatctagttctttaggttctgatgctgatatatttggtaattctggtaggcagtttatgaacgctgctgcagttgcagatgtaatagtgcgcttacatttaaaacgatttggttgctgtatattattggacagggacacttcataaattagtagggagtgatcagaaattaagtcattctgtggtataatttccaggttgtctatgtttataccataagtaagtattaaatctaaggtatgtttacagcggtgagtgggtcctgttacattttgggtgatgcctaaggattctaaaatagaatcaaacgcaattttgagtggattacatttatcctcataatgaatattaaagtcaccaacaattaaagctttcttagttgataaaactaatttagaaagaaaatcggcaaattcgttaagaaattctgagtaaggaccagggggtcgataaacagtaaccagtttaaacatactagttttatcagatgaacatttattggttatgtcagagataagaacttcaaacgagtttgttatgggagatgattttacagtgagacctatgtccttgtcataaattgcggctattcctccaccacgaccgctaagacgtggcttatgttcataactgtaacccggaggagatgcttcatttaaacctagatactcatcaggtctagcccaggtctcggttaaacacagggcactaagactattatctgtaattatttcatttacaattactgttttgcatgcaagtgacctgatgtttagaagtcctaactttagtttaactttactagggttttcatgatgctcatttagattaattttaattaagttattatgacatactttttgacatactttttatacacacacacacacacatatgtgtgtgtgtgtgtgtatatagtgtgtgtgtgtgtgtatagtgtttacatatatatgtgtgtgtgtgtgtgtgtatagtgtttacatatatgtgtgtgtgtgtgtgtgtgtgtgtatatagtgtgtgtgtgtgtgtatagtgtttacatatatgtgtgtgtgtgtgtgtatatagtgtgtgtgtgtgtatagtgtttacatatatgtgtgtgtgtgtgtgtgtgtatagtgtgtgtgtgtatagtgtttacatatatgtgtgtgtgtgtgtgtgtgtgtgtatatagtgtgtgtgtgtgtgtatagtgtttacatatatgtgtgtgtgtgtgtgtatagtgtttacatatatgtgtgtgtgtgtgtgtatatagtgtgtgtgtgtgtatagtgtttacatatatgtgtgtgtgtgtgtgtgtgtgtatagtgtgtgtgtgtatagtgtttacatatatgtgtgtgtgtgtgtgtgtatagtgtttacatatatgtgtgtgtgtgtgtgtatatagtgtgtgtgtgtgtgtttatagtgtttacatatatgtgtgtgtgtgtgtgtgtgtatatagtgtgtgtgtgtgtgtatagtgtttacatatatgtgtgtgtgtgtgtatagtgtttacatatatgtgtgtgtgtgtgtgtatatagtgtgtgtgtgtgtatagtgtttacatatatgtgtgtgtgtgtgtgtgtgtatagtgtgtgtatagtgtttacatatatgtgtgtgtgtgtgtgtgtatagtgtttacatatatgtgtgtgtgtgtgtgtatatagtgtgtgtgtgtgtatagtgtttacatatatgtgtgtgtgtgtgtgtgtatagtgtttacatatatgtgtgtgtgtgtgtgtgtatatagtgtgtgtgtgtgtgtgtatagtgtttacatatgtgtgtgtgtgtgtgtgtgtatatagtgtgtgtgtgtgtatagtgtttacatatatgtgtgtgtgtgtgtgtgtatagtgtttacatatatgtgtgtgtgtgtgtgtgtatatagtgtgtgtgtgtgtgtgtatagtgtttacatatatgtgtgtgtgtgtgtgtatatagtgtgtgtgtgtgtatagtgtttacatatatgtgtgtgtgtgtgtgtgtgtatatagtgtgtgtgtgtgtatagtgtttacatatatgtgtgtgtgtgtgtgtgtgtatatagtgtgtgtgtgtgtatagtgtttacatatatgtgtgtgtgtgtgtgtgtgtatatagtgtgtgtgtgtgtatagtgtttacatatatgtgtgtgtgtgtatagtgtttacatatatgtgtgtgtgtgtgtgtgtatatagtgtgtgtgtgtgtgtgtatagtgtttacatatatgtgtgtgtgtgtgtgtatatagtgtgtgtgtgtgtatagtgtttacatatatgtgtgtgtgtgtgtgtgtgtatatagtgtatagtgtttacatatatgtgtgtgtgtgtgtgtgtgtatatagtgtgtgtgtgtgtatagtgtttacatatatgtgtgtgtgtgtgtgtgtatatagtgtgtgtgtgtgtgtgtatagtgtttacatatatgtgtgtgtgtgtgtgtatatagtgtgtgtgtgtgtatagtgtttacatatatgtgtgtgtgtgtgtgtgtgtatatagtgtatagtgtttacatatatgtgtgtgtgtgtgtgtgtatagtgtttacatatatgtgtgtgtgtgtgtgtgtatatagtgtgtgtgtgtgtgtgtgtatagtgtttacatatatgtgtgtgtgtgtgtgtatagtgtgtgtgtgtgtatagtgtttacatatatgtgtgtgtgtgtgtgtgtatagtgtttacatatatgtgtgtgtgtgtgtgtatatagtgtttacatatatgtgtgtgtgtgtgtatatagtgtgtgtgtgtgtgtatagtgtttacatatatgtgtgtgtgtgtgtgtgtgtgtgtgtgtgtatatagtgtgtgtatatatatattgtgggcagctttagcctagtggttaaggtaacgggtccagtgatcagaaggttgccagttcaagtcccaccactgcatggttgccactgttgggcccttgagcaaggcccttaaccctcaacagcTCAGattatctgctaaatgccacaaatgtaaatgtaaatataagtgtgtgtgtgtgtgtgtgcgtgtgcgcagCGGCTCCCGTCTGCTCCAGCCGGCTCAGGTGTGTGATGTGCTGAAGGGCTTCATCATGGTGCTGTGTTACTCCATGATGCACTACGTGGATTACTCCATGATGTACCACCTGATCCGGGGCCAGTCGGTCATCAAGCTCTACATCATCTACAACATGCTGGAGGTAAACGCGGACGCCGCCGGCGGGTGGATCCGTCTCTCTCGGGTCGCTCGCCGTAGGACTCACGCGATGTGTCTGGACTCCGTCTGGTTTCAGGTAGCCGACCGGCTCTTCTCGTCCTTCGGGCAGGACATCCTGGACGCCCTGTACTGGACGGCCACCGAGCCCAGAGAGAGGAAGAGGGCGCACATCGGGGTGATCCCTCACTTCTTCATGGCCGTGCTCTACGTCTGTATCCTTCACGCCGGGGGGGGGCATCCGAGACCTTGACCGCTCTCGCTGTTCGCTGGGGAAAAAGCCGAACTCCCAACTGAATCATAGTGAATCGTTTGGCATGTGACACCGTAGTGAATCGGAGAGAAAGATGAGATGAGTGAGTCGATTCcaaagaatgattcgtttgaaagGACTCGTTTTCTAACCCGCACTAGAACATAGATGAGTTAGTCGATTCctaagaatgattcgtttgagaGGAGTCATTTTCTGACCTGCACTAGAACATAGATGAGTGAGTCGATTCCAAAGAGTGATTCGTTTGAGAGGAGTCGTTTTCTGACCTGCACTAGAACATAGATGAGTGAGTCGATTCcaaagaatgattcgtttgagaGGAGTTGTTTTCTGACCTGCACTAGAACATAGATGAGTTAGTCGATTCcaaagaatgattcgtttgagaGGAGTCGTTTTCTGACCTGCACTAGAACATAGATGAGTGAGTCGATTCCAAAGAATGATTTGTTTGAAAGGAGTCGTTTTCTGACCTGCACTAGAACATAGATGAGTGAGTCGATTCcaaagaatgattcgtttgagaGGAGTCGTTTTCTAACCCGCACTAGAACTGTTGCTTTATACGAATCTTTACCGTAGATGAGTGAGTCGATTCCTAAGAGTGATTCGTTTTCTAACCCGCACTAGAACTGTTGCTTTATACGAATCTTTACCGTAGATGAGTGAGTCGATTCCTAAGAGTGATTCGTTTTCTGACCTGCACTAGAACTGTTGCTTTATacgaatctttaccatagatgaGTGAGTCGATTCCTAAGAGTGATTCGTTTTCTAACCCGCACTAGAACTGTTGCTTTATACGAATCTTTACCGTAGATGAGTGAGTCGATTCCTAAGAGTGATTCGTTTTCTGACCTGCACAAGAACATAGATGAGTGAGTCGATTCcaaagaatgattcgtttgaaagGACTCGTTTTCTAACCCGCACTAGAACATAGATGAGTTAGTCGATTCctaagaatgattcgtttgagaGGAGTCATTTTCTGACCTGCACTAGAACATAGATGAGTGAGTCGATTCCAAAGAGTGATTCGTTTGAGAGGAGTCGTTTTCTGAACCGCACTAGAACTGTTGCTTTATacgaatctttaccatagatgaGTGAGTCGATTCCAAAGAATGATTCGTTTAAGAGGAGTTGTTTTCTGACCTACACTAGAACATAGATGAGTGAGTCGATTCcaaagaatgattcgtttgagaGGAGTCGTTTTCTGACCTGCACTAGAACATAGATGAGTGAGTCGATTCcaaagaatgattcgtttgagaGGAGTTGTTTTCTGACCTGCACTAGAACATAGATGAGTTAGTCGATTCctaagaatgattcgtttgagaGGAGTCGTTTTCTGACCTGCACTAGAACATAGATGAGTGAGTCGATTCcaaagaatgattcgtttgaaagGAGTCGTTTTCTGACCTGCACTAGAACATAGATGAGTGAGTCGATTCcaaagaatgattcgtttgagaGGAGTCGTTTTCTGACCTGCACTAGAACATAGATGAGTGAGTCGATTCcaaagaatgattcgtttgagaGGAGTCGTTTTCTAACCCGCACTAGAACTGTTGCTTTATACGAATCTTTACCGTAGATGAGTGAGTCGATTCCTAAGAGTGATTCGTTTTCTAACCCGCACTAGAACTGTTGCTTTATACGAATCTTTACCGTAGATGAGTGAGTCGATTCCTAAGAGTGATTCGTTTTCTAACCCGCACTAGAACTGTTGCTTTATACGAATCTTTACCGTAGATGAGTGAGTCGATTCCTAAGAGTGATTCGTTTTCTGACCTGCACTAGAACTGTTGATTTATACGGATCTTTACCATAGATGAGTGAGTCGATTCCTAAGAGTGATTCGTTTAAGAGGAGTCGTTTTCTGACCTACACTAGAACATAGATGAGTGAGTCGATTCcaaagaatgattcgtttgagaGGAGTCGTTTTCTGACCTGCACTAGAACATAGATGAGTGAGTCGATTcctgagaatgattcgtttgagaGGAGTCGTTTTCTGACCTGCACTAGAACATAGATGAGTGACTCGATTCcaaagaatgattcgtttgagaGGAGTCGTTTTCTGACCTGCACAAGAACATAGATGAGTGAGTCGATTCcaaagaatgattcgtttgaaagGACTCGTTTTCTAACCCGCACTAGAACATAGATGAGTTAGTCGATTCctaagaatgattcgtttgagaGGAGTCATTTTCTGACCTGCACTAGAACATAGATGAGTGAGTCGATTCCAAAGAGTGATTCGTTTGAGAGGAGTCGTTTTCTGAACCGCACTAGAACTGTTGCTTTATacgaatctttaccatagatgaGTGAGTCGATTCCAAAGAATGATTCGTTTAAGAGGAGTTGTTTTCTGACCTACACTAGAACATAGATGAGTGAGTCGATTCcaaagaatgattcgtttgagaGGAGTCGTTTTCTGACCTGCACTAGAACATAGATGAGTGAGTCGATTCcaaagaatgattcgtttgagaGGAGTCGTTTTCTAACCCGCACTAGAACTGTTGCTTTATACGAATCTTTACCGTAGATGAGTGAGTCGATTCCTAAGAGTGATTCGTTTTCTGACCTGCACTAGAACTGTTGCTTTATacgaatctttaccatagatgaGTGAGTCGATTCCTAAGAGTGATTCGTTTTCTAACCCGCACTAGAACTGTTGCTTTATACGAATCTTTACCGTAGATGAGTGAGTCGATTCCTAAGAGTGATTCGTTTTCTGACCTGCACTAGAACTGTTGATTTATACGGATCTTTACCATAGATGAGTGAGTCGATTCCTAAGAGTGATTCGTTTTCTGACCTGCACTAGAACTGTTGCTTTATacgaatctttaccatagatgaGTGAGTCGATTCCTAAGAGTGATTCGTTTTCTGACCTGCACTAGAACTGTTGCTTTATacgaatctttaccatagatgaGTGAGTCGATTCCTAAGAGTGATTCGTTTTCTGACCTGCACTAGAACTGTTGCTTTATacgaatctttaccatagatgaGTGAGTCGATTCCTAAGAGTGATTCGTTTTCTGACCTGCACTAGAACTGTTGATTTATACGGATCTTTACCATAGATGAGTGAGTCGATTCCAAAGAGTGATTTGTTTGAGAGGAGTCGTTTTCTGAACCGCACTAGAACTGTTGCTTTATacgaatctttaccatagatgaGTGAGTCGATTCcaaagaatgattcgtttgagaGGAGTCGTTTTCTGACCTGCACTAGAACTGTTGCTTTATacgaatctttaccatagatgaGTGAGTCGACTCCAAAGAGTGATTCGTTTGAGAGGAGTCGTTTTCTGACCTGCACTAGAACTGTTGCTTTATacgaatctttaccatagatgaGTGAGTCGATTCCTAAGAGTGATTCGTTTTCTGACCTGCACTAGAACTGTTGCTTTATacgaatctttaccatagatgaGTGAGTCGACTCCAAAGAGTGATTCGTTGGAGAGGAGTCGTTTTCTGACCTGCACTAGAACTGTTGCtttatatccatctatccatccgtgtgtgtgtgtgtgtgtgtgtgtgtgtgtgtgtgtgtgtgtgtgtgtgtgctggttttGCCTTCCTGAACCTGCCGCTCCAGTTCTTCACGCCATCCTGATCATGGTCCAGGCCACCACCCTGAACGTGGCCTTCAACTCCCACAACAAATCTCTGCTCACCATCATGATGTCCAACAACGTCagtccccccccccacacacacacacactgttccatacactgtatatatatatatatatatgattcatgactggtgtgtgtgtttctggctGCAGTTCGTGGAGATCAAAGGGAGCGTGTTCAAGAAGTTCGAGAAGAACAACCTCTTTCAGATGTCCAACAGCGGTAAGGGTGACGGAAACACCCCCCATAATGCTCCCTGTGTGACCCCTGTACGTTCTGTAACCCCACCTTTATTTGTGTTCCAGATATTAAAGAGCGCTTCACGAATTACGTCCTCCTGCTGATCGTCTGTCTCAGGAACATGGAGCAGTTCTCCTGGAACCCAGGTACCTCCCACTAATCACTAATCACCCGGTGGAGGAACACCTGGGTACAGCGTGTCCCCCCCCCCGATTATCTCTCTCACGCCTCCCGTGTGCCGGTTTCAGACCACCTGTGGGTGCTGCTCCCCGACGTGTGCATGGTGGTGGCGTCCGAGATGGCGGTGGACGTGGTGAAACACGCCTTCATCACCAAATTCAACGACATCCCAGCCGACGTGAGTACAGCCGCCGCTTTTACACCGATAATAACGTAGTAATGATGATATACCTCGTTAAAAGAGCAGCCTAGACCCCAGTAaacacctatatatatatatttatattttttaacgctgtgtgtgtgtgtttgcaggtgTACGGTGAATACAGAGCAAGCCTGGCCTTCGATCTGGTCAGCAGCAGACAGAAAAACGTAAGTGATgagggtcctttctgcgtggagttggcatgttctccccgtgcccgtgtgggtttcctccgggtgctccggtttcctcccacagtacaaagacgtgcactGATGAGTCTCGTGTGAGCAGTGACTATACCTGTAgtcctgaataaataaatacgtaaataataaataaatacataaagacagataaataaataaataacaaataaatacataaacaaataaataaataaataaataaatacatacatacgtgaataaataaatgctaaataaatacatacataaataaatacataaataaatatgtaaataaataaacaaataaatacataagtaaagaaataaaaacgttaaaaaaataaatacataaataaacaaatacacaaattaataaatatatacataaataaatacataattaaaaataaataaatacataagtgaagaaataaaaacgtttaaaaaaataaatacacaaataaacaaatacacaaataaataaataaataaaaatgcataaataaataaatacataattaaaaataaacaaatacataaattaataaataaataaatacaataataaataaatacataaataaatgaatacataaataagtaaatacataaatatgtaaataaataaatacaataataaatacatacataaataaataaatacaataaataaatacataaataaataaatacataaatatgtaaataaataaatacgataataaataaatacaataataaataaatacataaataagtaaatacataaatatgtaaataaataaatacaataataaataaatacataaataaataaatacaataacaaataaatacataaataaataaatacatatgtaaataaataaatacaataacaaataaatacataaataaataaaaacataaatatgtaaataaataaatacaataacaaataaatacataaataaatacataaatatgtaaataaatacaataacaaataaatacataaataaataaatacaataacaaataaatacataaataaatgaatacataaataagcaaatacataaatatgtaaataaataaatacaataataaatacatacataaataaataaatacaataaataaatacataaataaataaatacataaataagtaaatacataaatatgtaaataaataaatacgataataaataaatacaataataaataaatacataaataagtaaatacataaatatgtaaataaataaatacaataataaataaatacataaataaataaatacaataacaaataaatacataaataaataaatacataaatatgtaaataaatacaataacaaataaatacataaataaataaatacaataacaaataaatacataaataaataaatacataaatatgtaaataaataaatacaataacaaataaatacataaataaataaatacttaaatatgtaaataaataaatacctaaattaataaataagtacatacataaatacgtaaataaataaatacatttgtattgtgtgtttaaGGCTTACACCGACTACAGCGACAGTGTGTCCAGAAGAATGGGCTTCATCCCGCTTCCACTCGCCCTACTGGTAAGATCGGTCCCGGTCCTGTCTCTgtgtttacttgtttttttagtttgtatatttatattgatttatttatatattttcttaaAGCTGATCCGGGTGGTCACTAACTCGGTGAAGGTCCAGGGTTCTCTGTCCGTCGTGTGTCTGATCCTCTTTTATCTCGGGTGAgttgttcaggtgtccacatatttacgGTCAGATAGGTGTGACCGTACCGACCCTGACCGgagctctctgtgtgtgtgtgtgtgtgtgtgtgtgtgtgtgtgtgtgtgtgtgtgtgtgacccccAGCATGATCACGCTGAAGGTGCTGAACAGCATCGTGCTGTTGGGGAAGTCGTGCGTCTACGTGAAGGGCGCCCACATGGAGGAGAAGCTGTTCCGGTCTCCGCCCTCCGCCGCGCCCACCCGGGCCTCCAGCAGGGCTCACCGTACCAAGAGCAGCGCGCCGGAGCCGGCAGGTACAGATCccaccaacactgctgcacctaacaAAGTGTAAAGAgcaacagacggactacaggcag
The sequence above is drawn from the Trichomycterus rosablanca isolate fTriRos1 chromosome 14, fTriRos1.hap1, whole genome shotgun sequence genome and encodes:
- the tapt1b gene encoding transmembrane anterior posterior transformation protein 1 homolog isoform X1, whose protein sequence is MADSVASGLGDEKETENDDKERQKWGSRGAEELTETLGFYERRAKGTESKRGACDLSLLRFVGAELTRGYFLEHDEAKYTERRERVYTCLRIPKELEKLMLFGFFLCLDAFLYVFTLLPLRVLLALVRLLTLPCCGLSGSRLLQPAQVCDVLKGFIMVLCYSMMHYVDYSMMYHLIRGQSVIKLYIIYNMLEVADRLFSSFGQDILDALYWTATEPRERKRAHIGVIPHFFMAVLYVFLHAILIMVQATTLNVAFNSHNKSLLTIMMSNNFVEIKGSVFKKFEKNNLFQMSNSDIKERFTNYVLLLIVCLRNMEQFSWNPDHLWVLLPDVCMVVASEMAVDVVKHAFITKFNDIPADVYGEYRASLAFDLVSSRQKNAYTDYSDSVSRRMGFIPLPLALLLIRVVTNSVKVQGSLSVVCLILFYLGMITLKVLNSIVLLGKSCVYVKGAHMEEKLFRSPPSAAPTRASSRAHRTKSSAPEPAGEPAEDQGAPPTVVDQPPDRTERPDPSLPTSQSDRFLATPDDDDESDDKSLAQDGTEMTHRGAKKDLLDIDRFTICGNRID
- the tapt1b gene encoding transmembrane anterior posterior transformation protein 1 homolog isoform X2, which codes for MADSVASGLGDEKETENDDKERQKWGSRGAEELTETLGFYERRAKGTESKRDLSLLRFVGAELTRGYFLEHDEAKYTERRERVYTCLRIPKELEKLMLFGFFLCLDAFLYVFTLLPLRVLLALVRLLTLPCCGLSGSRLLQPAQVCDVLKGFIMVLCYSMMHYVDYSMMYHLIRGQSVIKLYIIYNMLEVADRLFSSFGQDILDALYWTATEPRERKRAHIGVIPHFFMAVLYVFLHAILIMVQATTLNVAFNSHNKSLLTIMMSNNFVEIKGSVFKKFEKNNLFQMSNSDIKERFTNYVLLLIVCLRNMEQFSWNPDHLWVLLPDVCMVVASEMAVDVVKHAFITKFNDIPADVYGEYRASLAFDLVSSRQKNAYTDYSDSVSRRMGFIPLPLALLLIRVVTNSVKVQGSLSVVCLILFYLGMITLKVLNSIVLLGKSCVYVKGAHMEEKLFRSPPSAAPTRASSRAHRTKSSAPEPAGEPAEDQGAPPTVVDQPPDRTERPDPSLPTSQSDRFLATPDDDDESDDKSLAQDGTEMTHRGAKKDLLDIDRFTICGNRID